CGGCGATCGTCGCCGACCAGCTCGCGAGACCTATCCCGCACTTGTTCGTGACCGGGACCGTTCGCCGCGCCCAGGACAGGGCGCCAATCGCCAtccacgacgacggcgacgacccAGCGCCAGCGGACCGATCTTCGCCAGGGCGCCGTTGTCGCCGTGCCGTTGGACGGGGGTGTcgtcggcggcggagcgcgcgaCCCGTCCTGGCGCGTGGCGGATCTGGTCTCCCGCAAGGGCTTACGGTGCGTGGGCGCCACACCGAGTGGCCTCCTGGCCTTCGCAAGCTCCAGCAGCTCCGCCGTCCTCGTGAACCCGGTCACCGGCGACCTGCACAGCGGCGTGCCAGCGCGCACCTCCGGCAGCGGCGACTCGTTCTTCTGCCAAGACGCCTTTGGTGACCTCATGATATGGCGTAGGGGCGAGGGCTGCTCGTGGTGGTCACCGCTGCCGGTGGACACGCACGGAATCGGAGTCGGAGTCGGAGACCACCACGGCCGCAGCACCATCCTGTCGGTGGCCAACTGCGATGGCTGCGCCTACGTGCTGCACGAGGACGGGTGCGTGTCCAAGGTCGACACCAGCACGACGGTGTGGGTGCGCTCCCTGACGAGGCTCCCCGTGGCGAGCCTGATGATTGACGGCGacaacgacggcggcggcgaccggctgGCTAAAGGCAGCCACCTGGTGGAGTCCGACGGGGAGATCCTCTTCGTCCGGAGACGGCTCGCCTACAGGGAGGTTCCGGCGGCCGGGTGCTGCAGCCAGCCCCAGCACCTCGTCGGCGCCGTCGTTGGCTTCGAGGTGTACAGGCTGGACGAGGCGGAGCGGCGCTGGACGAAGATGGAGaagctcaccggcgaccggGCGCTATTCGTGAGCCCGGAGTCGTCGTTCACCGTGCGCGCGTCTCAGACGGCGGGCTGCCGGCGTGGCGGCGTCTACTTCGTCGGAGAGACGCCGCGCTGCACTTGGTGCCACGCAGACGCCCAGCGCACCTGGGGCGTCTACTCCATGGAGGACGGGAAGATTTTGTTTGAGCGTGCTGTCGGTGGGCCCATGGGAAGAACTGAGGCTCGATGGTTCGTACCTAATACAAGGTGCTTGTTCGCAGTCAAAATTGGCAATTACCAACGTGGTCTGATCGGACTGACCGGTCAGTCCGAGTAGAGTTAGAGTTGTAATTTAGAGTTCTTTTGTAATCTGATTTGGAAAAGAGTACGTCCTTTTCGACCTATAACCTACGGCCGATTGAGGATTTTCTAaccacaatcgaatcaatacaattttttttactcTTTTTTCCAAATCCTAGTTTTTCAAAcctaactctgttcttcttgcGTCTCGACGGCATCTGAGGGCGTCTTTAGTGTTctgccgacctcaagacaaTCCTAGTtcttcgagctccgacgggtccctcctgagcttgaggttctaggtcttcgcggatTTTCTACGTCCAACTGGTCTGACTGGTCACAGACTGGAGCCTGCTAGTGATTGATCGTTGCGATCCGCAcgttctagcgcttgtgtgttgacCAAATTTTCGTCAACAATCGTATATGAATAGTTgagtgctaaaatttagcatcTATTAATATTTCTACTCTTGCTAAAGTTTTTAAGTGTTGGCTAAAATTTAGCTCACTCTATTATCATAACTTTCCATTATCATCACTTTCGATTGGATGGAGTAGTATTAAACTTTAGGACTTTTACACATTAacacttggatccaaacagcttTAAAGTACGCCAAGCAAGGAAAATGTATATTTGGTATGCGTGGATACAgaacgacatcaacttcttcattcAAAATTGAACCTTGACCGTGGTCTACCACTATACCTTGTTGGCCCTCTGGCTACACGTTAAAAACAATTTGTGTAAAATATTACTTTTTTATTGTgccttgctttatcaatacaagttcttcaagaataACTTAAGACGACCTATAATTTAAAACAAAGGGAGTATTAACATTCAGGCTATCCGCACTAGGGGACGATAAACCAGTATTAACATTCAGGCTATCCGCACTAGGGGACGATAAACCATCCTCCAATTACAATAGGTATGGATCCGCTGCACCGAGCGAATGTAAAGCCTTCGCTATCTACCCATATCGATCCCAGTCAACCAAATCTAGCAGGGTAGCGGGCTACAGCCGGTGCGGGGCCCGCCTCTCGACCTCTCGTGCACGCcgctccgcctccacctcgccctCCCGCTCCACCTCCGCCTCTCCACTCCATCGTGCCCTCCTGTGCCGCCACGTCCAGACCGCCTCGCCTTCGCCAtgccgctccgcctcgccctccaGCCCCGCTGCAGACCGCCTCGCTGCGccacgcctccgcctccggccgccgctcgcgcgtCGCGCACTGCAACAGAGGGTgaggggggagagggagaggtggcggcatggagagagagagagagagagaggaggggggaggccGGTAGAGGCCAGAGTCGGACCGTggcgaggaggggcgccggtgcaAGGAGAgacgagggagggagagagagagagaggggggatcggataagagagaaagaggggtggaaaaaataaataaaagtctGATGTGTGGGCCCAGTTATTTGGTAGTTGATATAGAGTATGAGATAGAGTAACACGAGTGCGGGAAAAATTGGTATAGACGAGAGAATTTTGATGACCATGACAATATTAAACTTTACTTTTAGACATTAGCAGTTGGATCCAAATATGTTTGAAGTACACTAAGCAAGGAAAATGTATATTTGGTTTGCGTGGATACAGAACGACCTCGACTCTTCTTCATTCAAAATTGAACCTTGACGATGGTCTACCACTATACCCTGCTGGCCCTTTGGCTACACGTTAAAAACAATTTGTGCGGGGTAACTCTCTTCTGTTAGATTTGTTCAGTGGGGAAGTAAAGCCAGATTATAGTTGAATCGTGAGATATCACTTCATAAATTTGTAAAGCGTTTCCACTAAACCTTTTCATTAGTATAGTGCATTGGAAGGCCGGCCGCTCAACATTTTCATATTGTTTAAAGTATGGCTATTATGAATTCATTCGTATTTAATATATGGATCTTTGTATCAACCTTTATTTTGCTAGAAATCATTATTTGCAAAGCCTCCATTTATGTAACACAAACAGTTGATCACGAAAAGTGTCACGTCGGAATGTAAAACGCTAATAATACTACTTCCTCCTTTCATTAAAATATGGACCACTAATCTGCAGGACTCGTTTAGCATACTCATATACAGATGTATTGATTTTTTTCCATGAAcaatattttcataatattctGTTGTGCATTACTGTTGTTTTAATATTTGTGGGTCAAATAAAGCAGCATTTGTAGACTTTCGTCCATATCTAGATCCCATATGTTCAAGAGATGAAGCAAGTAAAGAGTAGCTGAGAGAACGTGTGAGTAGTGCAGTGGTAGGGCTGAGCTGTGCACCTGCAGGTCGGGAGTTCGACTCCCCGTTCTCATGGAGTAAATAAACACCACTTGATGTGCTATTTAACAGGAAATGCGTGATCTACTGACGGTTGCCGCGAGTGATACGCGTCCGTAACCGCGTCCTCACCGTCAGTGACACGTCCTTTTCTCGACCCTCCTATGAGTATTCTTTCAGATTATTTCCTCCTATATATGAGTTTTCTTTCAGATTATTTGGTTTCAGTTGGAGATTCCGGTCAGAATAATGCACGCTGCACCTTTATTTATTTGCCAGATGAAGAAACACAGACCGAAACCGCATCAGTCTCCATCACCGACTGTTTCAATTTCCTCAATGATATTATATGACGATCACCAAGGTCGGCATAGACATCCATTGTGACAATTTCGTTAAATAATTTCGCCTTCCAAATTAAAATGACGCAGACACGCAATTAACTGTTGCCACGAGACTAAGTCCCATCATCCTAGCCGCCTCTTGTTGATGCCCAGGAAGAAGCAGCAGAAGCTTCTCTTTCCGGTCACTGTCCAGCAAAAAGAAAACTTTGAATAAGTTCGTTTCATCCGATCTGAATTTCATATTGAACCCTAGGATTATTTGTATCTAGTTTGGTTGTTCTTCAAGCGTGTGATGGACCTAATCAAAGAGACGCTCCATTTCCGTTTTCAGACGACGATGGACCTGATCTGGTCGTACTTAGCTTGTAGCCTAACCTAACAACGCGTGTGAAGAAGGATGCGTCACTCTTTGCAGCTCGTGGTTGTTGATGGCTGCTATATATACATCTGTGCATCTTGCATGAGAGGCAACCAACCAACCACATCACAAACACAACACAACAACTCCGTGAAGTCTGAGATGGATTTCCGATCCGTTTTCTGTTGCGCATTGCTACTGGTGTCAGTAGTACTGCTTCCCGTTTCAGCTGATGCTTCGAGCAAAGTAAGACATGAGCTTCTGTCTAACTGAAAGTTTGCTTTACCTGCTCTGGTTAGATACATGTCCTGAATCCTGATACtgttaattcaaaattttacatcAACATTTCAGCTCTACATTGTGTACATGGGTCACAAGAAGCACGATGATCCATCGGTGGTCACCGCATCCCACCACGACGTACTGGCTTCTGTTCTTGGGAGGTACTGTTAGTTCTAATAAAGCTGCGACGTCAGCACCTTCACCGCATATCACAAGTGATTGCTCACATGCATTTTATTGCTTTTATTTTGCTCTTGCTGTCGATGCAACAGTAAGGATGAAGCTCAGAAATCCATGGTGTACACCTACAAGCATGGATTCTCCGGCTTTGCGGCGATGCTCACGGATTCCCAAGCCAGGACCATTGCGGGTAATAATGCATGATCCAACATACAAGATTGTAAGCACATGTTGAGGTACTTACATGATCAGCGCAGCTAATAAAATCTCGATGTAGGTCTACCTGGAGTCATCACTGTTAAGGCTAACACCCATTACCAAACCCATACAACTCGGAGCTGGGATTTTCTTGGCCTTAATCACGACCAATCGTCGCCGTCAGACCTCCTCAAGAAAGCAAAGTACGGCGAAGACATCATAGTTGGAGTAATCGACTCAGGTTTGTAATGGCAATTATTGTTGCAACTAGTAATGGATTTACAGATAAAATGTATATATGTTAGCTTATGAACAGAGATCATGGGTAGCTAATGGATTTCTGAATATGTTACAGGCATATGGCCTGAATCAAGAAGCTTCGACGACAGTGGCTACggcccaccgccggcgaggtggAGAGGTGTATGCCAGACCGGCGCGGCGTTCAACGCCACGAGCTGCAACAGGAAGATCATCGGCGCCCGGTGGTACGCCGGCGGCGTGAGAGCCGAGGCGCTCGAGGGCGAGTTCATGTcgcccagggacctcggcgGCCACGGCACGCACGTCGCCTCGACGATCGCCGGTGGCCAGGTGCGGAAGGCGAGCTACGGAGGGCTGGGCGCCGgcgtggcgcgcggcggggcgccCCGCGCCCGGCTGGCCGTCTACAAGGCGTGCTGGGGCCCGGGCagctgcggcgccgccgccgtcctcgcggcCATCGACGACGCCATCCGCGACGGCGTGGACGTGCTGTCGCTGTCGCTGAGCTTCCGGGACCAGGAGATCCCTGGGACGCTGCACGCCGTGGAGAGAGGGATCACCGTCGTGTTCTCCGCCGGgaacgacggcgccgccgcgcagacgGTGTCGAACGCCGTGCCGTGGGTCCTGACGGTCGCCGCCAGCACCATCGACCGCTCCTTCCCCACCGTGCTGTCGCTCGGGAACAACGAGAAACTGGTGGTAAGTTCAAatcataaaaaaaattgattaaACAGATTGAAATCATAATGTTTCTTGTTCATTTGAACTCATCATTGGACACTATTCTCAGGGTCAATCGCTCAACTACAATTCAACGGTGAACTCCGACAACTTCCACACGCTTATTTCCGCACGCAGGTAACGAAGAACATAATGCTCCCTACTTGTCAAATTTGGCAGTTGCTTTGGGTGCCTTTCTGAAATTTGCTTGACTCTGAACGATTCCAACCTGGTGCTCCCGGCAGCTGCGACGAACGGGCGCTGTCATCCGCCAACGTCACCGGCGCGGTGGTGCTGTGCTCGGCGCCGTGGCTGGCGTCCACCACGCCGGCGGGGCAAGGGCTCGTCGGCGCCGCGGCCCGCGTCGCCCAGGCGGGGGCCAGGGGCCTGATCTTCGCGCACCAGAGCAGCAACGTCGTCGACAACACCGACCTCTGCCGGCGTTTGGCCATGCCCTGCGTGCTCGTGGACTTCGAGGTCGCGCACAGGATCGCATCCTACGCCGACAGCGCCGAGTAAGCGGAGATCAGGAAGAAGCACCATGCGCCAGTCCGTGTTCCTCCGGTTCCATGCGAGGCTGATGCTCGAGCTCTGTTTGTCGCGTGCAGGACGCCGGCGGTGAGGATCTCGAAGACCTTCAGCGTCGTCGGCAACGGGGTGGCGTCGCCGAGGGTCGCCGCGTTCTCGTCCAGAGGCCCCAGCGCGGCGTTCCCGGGCATCATCAAGGTGACAAGCTAGCTCCTACCATTATGGATCTCTCGATATTTGTACAAGTGATTGCCATTGGTGTTAACGCCGTGATCTCTCCTGCCATTGGAACAGCCTGACATAGCTGCTCCGGGAGTCAGCATCTTGGCAGCGGTGGGCGGGTCGTACGAGTTCATGTCCGGGACGTCCATGGCGTGCCCGCAcgtctccgccgtcgccgcgctgctCAAGTCGGTTCACCCGGACTGGTCGCCGGCCATGATCAAGTCGGCCATCGTCACCACAGGCACGCACCCGAAGTCCCAAACTGCGTAATTGTTCCATGTGTTAATATGATCAGCTGCTCATCGGTACTAACCTGATTGCTATTGACATTGGTGTGCAGCATCCGTGGCCGACCGCTTCGGCATGCCGATCCAGGCGGAGGGGTCGCCGAGGAAGCTCGCCGACCCGTTCGACTTCGGCGGAGGCCATATCAACCCGGACAAGGCGGCCGACCCCGGCCTGGTCTACGACGTCGATGCTGGGGAGTACACCAAGTTCTTCAACTGTACCCTTGGCCCCAAAGATGACTGCGAGAGCTACAGTGGGAGGATCTACCAGCTCAATCTCCCATCCATCGCTGTGCCGGGCCTCAAGGACACGGTCACGGTGTCGCGGACGGTGACCAATGTCGGGCCGGCAGACGCAACTTACCGAGCAGTGGTTGAAGCACCGGCAGGGGTGGACGTGTCGGTGGAGCCGCCGGTGATCAAGTTCGGCGGAGGCGGCAGCAAGAGGGCGACGTTCCGGGTGACGTTCACGGCGAGGCAGAGGGTGCAGGGCGGCTACACGTTCGGGAGCCTGACATGGCTAGGTGGTGGTAACCACTCAGTGAGGATTCCGGTTGCGGTCCGGACTGTGATCCAGGACTTCATCGCGGATTCATCGTAGAATGATCCAATGTTACTGTCAATGCTGTGAGGTTATTATTGTGAATAAAATTTTTTCGTTACTTTTTATGGACCGGGGTTGCTGTCCTCAGTAGATTGTTTCGTGCGGAAACATAAAACATATGCCTCtcgcttcaaaaaaaaaaaagcataactctaacaATCAAAGAACTACAGAGTCTAATGAGTAAAGAATCATGCTCGTTCAGGAAGTAAAATACTGAACTAAAACAAGCAAACTCGGTTTTCAgtctaaagaaatgaaacatacGTTCAGGTCCAAATGGGCTCTTGTCAAGCATCAATATAGCTCTAAACACTGTTACGCCAACTCTAAACCTCTAGTCATCGCGGTCATGATCACGAACAACATACATTAAAAGGAATTAAATTCCACAACAGAATACTGACAAACATGTCAAAGCATCAGCCTTATAGGCTATAACATGCCAACAGTGGAAGATTTACGTTGGCAGATTTGTAAACTGGCAAGGTACTACCATACTTCAAGCTTAGCAGTGATTAGTTAATTTGACTCTGCTGGTAATGGAGATTTCCCACAAGCACAATCTGAAAAGCACCAGGAAAACATGTTAAATTAGTTTCATAGCTACTATATAAAGCTTTGTAAAATAATAGTGGTGCTGACAGATTAATATTTACAAGAGATCATAGTGAAAGAACGCAAAAATCAAAAGTATTAGATCCGCAACTTGTGGTTCATTAAGACAAAGTCAACTGCTTCTTAGATGCAGCTTGCCAATATCAAGAATTGTTCATAAGAAGTTGAACATGACCAAAAACTATATTATATGTGATGCAGCATTGTCAATTAttcagttttcaaaagaaaaggatcATTTATTCCCAGAACACcccttaaaaaaaattattcccAGAACTAATAGGTGTGCATATCAATCAGAACATAACTTAAGTCTTACAAAGAAATAATGTGCCTCTGCTGGCAAAAAAGCAATTTGCTGCTAGCTAGTACCACATGAAGTTCGTCATGCCTAGAAGTAAAATTGTTCCATACGACCATTGATCAATATATAATACAGAGTTCTAGGTTTCGAACAGTAGGAATTGTTCACTGCAAATATCTAGAAGGATGGTAAAACAATACGCGAGCTAAAAGGGCAATTAGAATGACCGTGCTAATGGGTTATCAGTTAATTCAAAGGTAAGCATGCTTGGGTGGGTGTTACGATGTGAGAAAATATTCCCAATATCAAGAATCGTACCCATGAACAGCTCTGTTACCCCGATACGTGCAGGGGACCCCGTATCCGTGTCGGATACGTATCCGATACGGATACGCGGGGGATACGCGCCGGATGCGTGTCCGCGGCGTATCGGCGTCTCCCCGAGCGAATCGGACTGAAACTGCCTCTCCGGTACGTTTCGGAGGGTGGGATACGGCCCATATGCATCCCACCCCGTGGACTCCCCGTCTCCCCGATGCCCTACAGATAGAACACGCCGCCACTCCGTCTGTCCGCACGCACGAGGGCGACGCAGCAGGGGGAGGTtggccgcccgccggcgacgagcccaCCGGCGACgagcccgccggcggcgagacgcAGCCCCTCGAGAAGCTCCTCcccccggcgaggcggcgactaGCAGCAggaccggcgggcggcggccaagcCTGCAGCGAGAAGGAAGTTGGCGCCCGGCACCGATCTGCAAAGTCCGAACTCCGGTGAGGCCTTTTCTTCTCGATCTACTCTTCTTGTTGCTTGATTCCCATTTCCCCTTCTTGATTAGTcgatttcatgattttatccaGTAAATGGCATCTCCAAATCTCAATCTACTCTTCTTGTTGCTTGATTCCCATTTCCCCTTTTTGATTGGTCGATTTGTTGATTTGATCCAGTAAATGGCATCTCCAAATCTGAGTAGGGCTAGTGGCAGTACCAGTGCTGCTCCTGGTAGTGGTAGTACACCATCTTTGTCTGAGCATATAGAAACTGAAACAAGACCAACTGATATTAAGGCTCCACTTTGGAATCACGTCACCATTTTGGAGAAGGCTAAACCTGGTGGTGGAAATGTTCTATGGAAATGCAACTATTGTCCTTTCCAGAAAAGCAGTAGCTACACTAGGGTGGAATTACATTTGCTGCAAAAGAAAGGGAAGGGGATTGCTACATGTCCAAATGTTACATTTGAAATGCTTAGTCAGATGAGAAATGAAGTTGCAAGGTGTAAAGAGCTAGTTGAAAGGCAAAAGGCACGAACTGTTTCATTGCCAACAGCTCCTGCACCTTCTTCAAGCAATTTaaacaagaagaacaagaggggACCTCTTTCAGCTTTGGAGAAATCTTGGGCACTAGCAGATCGCAAACACTTGGATGCTTTAATTGTTAGAGCAATTTATTCTGGAGGGGTATCTTTTAATTTTCTAAGAAATCCCTATCTTAGAGAAGCTTTTGCATTTGCATGCAGCCACAACTTGCAAAATTACATGATTCCTGGGTTTAATAGAGCCAGAGAGTCACTGCTCAAGCAGGAAAGAAGACACATAGAGTCTCTGTTGGATAGTACAAAGAGCACATGGCCAGAGAAAGGTGTTACAATCTGTTCTGATGGTTGGTCAGATCCTAGGAGAAGGCCAATCATCAACTTCATTGCTGTTTCTGAGAAAGCACCTATTTTCTTGAGGGCTGACAACTGTGAAGGACAAGTCAAGACAAAAGAATATATTGCTGAGAAGTTGAGGGGTGTTATTGATGAAGTTGGTCGCCAAAATGTGGTGCAAATCATCACGGATAATGCCGCCAATTGCAAAGGTGCGGGTCTTTTAATAGAAGCTGAATATGATAACATATTTTGGACACCTTGTGTTGTGCATACTCTCAATCTTGCTATGAAAAGTATATGTGAGCCTAAAGTTCCAAGGGAACCTTCTGATGAGGACCTATTTGTTTGGAATCAACTTGAATTTATACACAATGTTAAATCTGATGCTACCATGATCAAGAATTTCATAATGAATCATGGCATGCGTCTTTCAATGTTCAATGA
This window of the Panicum virgatum strain AP13 chromosome 1K, P.virgatum_v5, whole genome shotgun sequence genome carries:
- the LOC120653221 gene encoding uncharacterized protein LOC120653221, translating into MASPNLSRASGSTSAAPGSGSTPSLSEHIETETRPTDIKAPLWNHVTILEKAKPGGGNVLWKCNYCPFQKSSSYTRVELHLLQKKGKGIATCPNVTFEMLSQMRNEVARCKELVERQKARTVSLPTAPAPSSSNLNKKNKRGPLSALEKSWALADRKHLDALIVRAIYSGGVSFNFLRNPYLREAFAFACSHNLQNYMIPGFNRARESLLKQERRHIESLLDSTKSTWPEKGVTICSDGWSDPRRRPIINFIAVSEKAPIFLRADNCEGQVKTKEYIAEKLRGVIDEVGRQNVVQIITDNAANCKGAGLLIEAEYDNIFWTPCVVHTLNLAMKSICEPKVPREPSDEDLFVWNQLEFIHNVKSDATMIKNFIMNHGMRLSMFNEFSHLKLLSIAETRFASVVCMLKRFVKIKTALQHMVISDKWNIYKDDAPTAQVVKEKILSDVWWGNVEYILRITNPIYEMIRLADTDTPCLHLIYEMWDSMIERVKKAIYQYEGLELDEVSDLYMVIHDILIARWTKGNNPLHCLAHSLNPRYYSKKWLEEGVGRVPPHKDTEVSQMRMTCFKKFFRIPQELAKVKEEYSRFGLCALQFEAYVKKKICQEEVMHIRKEKQQCGMWEEILLIL
- the LOC120697324 gene encoding subtilisin-like protease SBT3.9, with amino-acid sequence MRGNQPTTSQTQHNNSVKSEMDFRSVFCCALLLVSVVLLPVSADASSKLYIVYMGHKKHDDPSVVTASHHDVLASVLGSKDEAQKSMVYTYKHGFSGFAAMLTDSQARTIAGLPGVITVKANTHYQTHTTRSWDFLGLNHDQSSPSDLLKKAKYGEDIIVGVIDSGIWPESRSFDDSGYGPPPARWRGVCQTGAAFNATSCNRKIIGARWYAGGVRAEALEGEFMSPRDLGGHGTHVASTIAGGQVRKASYGGLGAGVARGGAPRARLAVYKACWGPGSCGAAAVLAAIDDAIRDGVDVLSLSLSFRDQEIPGTLHAVERGITVVFSAGNDGAAAQTVSNAVPWVLTVAASTIDRSFPTVLSLGNNEKLVGQSLNYNSTVNSDNFHTLISARSCDERALSSANVTGAVVLCSAPWLASTTPAGQGLVGAAARVAQAGARGLIFAHQSSNVVDNTDLCRRLAMPCVLVDFEVAHRIASYADSAETPAVRISKTFSVVGNGVASPRVAAFSSRGPSAAFPGIIKPDIAAPGVSILAAVGGSYEFMSGTSMACPHVSAVAALLKSVHPDWSPAMIKSAIVTTASVADRFGMPIQAEGSPRKLADPFDFGGGHINPDKAADPGLVYDVDAGEYTKFFNCTLGPKDDCESYSGRIYQLNLPSIAVPGLKDTVTVSRTVTNVGPADATYRAVVEAPAGVDVSVEPPVIKFGGGGSKRATFRVTFTARQRVQGGYTFGSLTWLGGGNHSVRIPVAVRTVIQDFIADSS